The DNA segment AGGCTTTGCATATCTCatgaattaaaaaacatattgaaGTTGAATCATTTTATTCATCAACAAGTTCAAAATGAAGTTATTCAAATTGCGTATATTTGAATTCATGATCAATTTGATGATGCATTTAGTTAGGTGTTGCCAAATGCACAATTCATCTCTTACTTTTCAAACTTGGCTCAATCTATCCTCTTGACCTAGCTTGAGCTTGAAGTGGAATATTGAATGAAAGTTCTAAAATCAAGGAACGACTCTACTGTTAGTTCTTATAAGTTAGTTATATGTACCAAATTGTTGATAAATATCTTTGTATGATTGGTTTTTTCTTCTACTATATTTTAGAACTAGCATTAATATCTCCTAAATTCtatgttaacatttattttttagtaattttttcatGCTATAATGAGTTGTAATACGTACATTATATACGTGTATGAACATCAAAAACATCTCAAATGGGTGACATATTACgttaaaatgaaaactaaagtctaagaaataaaaataattcaataaattaaacaacCAGTTGTGCTCTCACCCTTCTAACACTTATTGTAAGTGAAAACAAGGATCTCATTAACCAAATCATAGGTTAACAGGGTTCCTTGGAGGTTGTTACTGCCAATCACAGTAAGTGCAGAATCTTTTCCTTCAGCAAACGATAGACAAACTGTTCCCTCTTCAACTTGTAAGAGCAATTGGTTGTTGTCCAACTTGAAGGACACAAAATTTAGACCCGCAATATCaccattttgaaagaaaaattcaatGGTTGGATACACGTTGGTTGGATCTTCTTTGTAGCAAAACTCTAACTCTTCAAACCCCGACTTCTTAGTAAGGTTACCATTTGTTTTAAGTATCTCTGACCTGAACACACTATACGCTTCCCCTGGCAAATAGGTTAACACAGTTCCCATATCTATAACAATCCCACCATCATAGTTCAAGCCATAACCCCAAACTCTAGATTGAATATCCAACATGAACCCGTTAATGCTTATTCCCACAAATTGCACAAAGTAATAGTAAGGGTACCTATTGTTCTCACTCAAGGGAACCATAATAGAACCATTGGTGTTAccattttggtttgttttaggTGGTTGTGTGTCATAAAACTCAAGAGAAGAGGGTTTCTCTGATCCAAGACTCACTACGCAAAATGAAAAGGCCTTTGCATGAAGTTGACTTTGCACTGAAAGTGGACCACGTCCAAGGCCAAAAACTCCTGAAAATTGAGTCCTAAAGGGTCCCTCATATGAGTCCCCACACCCCATTATAAAGTCCTTGACTTGAATGTTGGAGTGCTCAAAATTGAGGGTTTCAGTTACCATCATACCAAAGGAGCGAGATTGAGACATGTTGGCATAATCATATTCATATTGCATGTTGTACCTGTAAGATTTAATGTCTTATGTTAGAAGTATGTGACTTATGAAagactaattaataaataattggaTTATGACTTAAAGTAAAGTGATTTCTAAAAACAGTTATTATTTAATGAGAGTAatgattttaagaaattaatatccACTAATATGAAAGTATTTTTAACCCTAAAAGAGTCTAAAAGGAAGACTGATAAGAGAGTGAAATCTTGATTTCTATCTCTCAAGCAACTTAAAATGCATCAAAGATTCGTAGAAGTTTTGTTATAAAGAAAGGTACATATATTATTTCCTATTAATAATGATAATCATTAATTGATTCCTaggattttgtttaattttatattataaagatTCCTAGAAAGCTATAACTTACATACCTACAAGTCCATCCAGTGCAGTTTCCAAAAATGCCCCTCATCATAGGGATGAGGCACGTGTCGGAGTAGCAGCCAAGTTCTTTGAAGGAGGTTGATGCACGTGTGTTGAAGGGAGGGCGTTGCATGGGGTAGCAGTTGCTGCAAGGGTCGCATTGGAACCATGTGATGGGGCTCCCTGTGTCAATCATAACGAACACAATTTGCACTGGGGTACCCACCCACAAGAACATTGCGTAGGCATCATCTGCAGAATATATATCTGATATGACTTTCGTGTTAGGATAATAATGAAATCTTGCATGTGGCTTGAATGTGTCATATTTCAGCATTGCCCTATTGTATAGTGGGATGCTGAGTATGGTAGCAGAGTGGGATAGAGGAATGCTTGTTATTAATAATGCACACCAAAGTGTCAATAGAATATTCATTTTGGCAATTAGCTAATGGCAAATTGCTAGTTGTTGGAATGCGCCCCTTTGAGGAGTTTTCTTAACTTTTTACATATATTGTTTTGTGAGAAATCTGTGTCATTTGAGATGAGCCTTGGGTTTTGTTAACTCATTTCATTTGCCTGGCTCACACGAAACGTTAAAATGATCGTTAGTAAACATTAGGATAGCATGTTATGCCACTTATTTTTCATTACAAACCTACCCGCTCTCTAATGTGTACATCAGTAACTTTCTGTATTGATTTatgaacaaataaattaataacacaaaaaaaggttatttattgataatataaaaagtttttaacaatcattcaattacaTCTCATCATACAAtaaatttagtaatttttaaaataattatcttaaaataatttaaatgataatttataattaaataataatataaaactattttatattatctgtACTTATATATTAAACTCAATTAATAATACATGTACAACTTTAATAAAGATTAAATATGAGACCTTGCACTAACTACCGGTTCATCTCATTACTAGACTAATCTTAATgagtaatatataatattttttatcatcttgtaataattatcttaaaggatatataaaaaatataaattgtgaTTGATtgacaacatattaaaaatatatgccAATTAAACTAAAAGTTTTACCAATAAACttcttttttcctaaaaatatttctaacaatTACTTACTTtacttaaaacttattttaacaaaaaaataacgggATTGATTGAtctcacaaaaataaaacaacccATGATTGATGCAATTGTTTATGTACTTAAAGAtgattaatataactttttaattgcACCAATTATTTACTATGAGGTTGCTAAATCCCCTTTTTATATGGGATAAATTAGATAACCCAAAAATAATTCTACAAAATTCTAAACCCAAAATTTTGGTAAAAAACAATACTATATCTAATTCTATACATAAAACATACTTACCTAAATtatcaaaactaataaaaataattagattaattagtttataaattttaattttattttaagactaGTCAtgtcattaaataatttaagatatgattatttttcaaaagataaattttttgaCCAATAAATAtgtcttattttattaatagctcaataatacattttcttttatggaaaaaagagaataatcattagagataaaaaaatagcaataaaaagttttatattttttataattaagataaaaaaatgttgtttttttgttttttatatgcaGAAGACCGAATATAGTATTAAAATTACTTGTGGAtggagaaatataaaaaaaaaaaattatttctaacagGGTTAAGCAAAATGACAATGACAGCTAGCAGTGTTAAAACGAAGTGCATTCAACCGCTGAACAAAAATGATACAAACGACAAAAACGAAAGTAACAAAGACGTAAATTCAGAACGTCCTCTGATGCCTATCTTGACAAGACTTACCACTTGGCCATTGGAAAACACTAAACGACAATGTTGAAGTTTGCTaattccaagtttccaaccagcagctaattgtatttttatttttgggttaatttatatttttgggttaattttttgtttttaaataaatataagaaactTTATCCTCCTTCAACGAGGGATTGTTGTTATTTGTGATGTTTGATCCTATTTTTGATTCCCAGTGGATATACTAATCACCCGGTTCCACACTTCACACCAATGGATCGCCTATAACCATTAGTCTGTTATCATAATGAACTATAATATCTCAAAATGCAGAGTTTAATTTGTaagaattaatttgaatttgatttgcacaaaatATATCACTAGGAATCAACATAGTTCCATAATCCAATCAAAAGATCACATTTGTAAAGATATCTCAAGATCATCATCAaacacattaatttatttattgacatGGATCATTTTAGTTTGACCATAGAATAAaagtttcaaatttaaattttaagtatataacCGTATTAAATACTTTGGAAGAATTATATCGTCCAAGATAATCTTATCGGCTTAAACAAAATCATCTTCCATGAAAGATATATGTTatcttaaaaagaaatatatggaGATCTTATAGGAAGGTTAAAGACCCTAatgacattaattaaaataatagtagcAATACCCAAAAAATGCAAAGTTGAATTGCTAACCAAACTTGAATTTAATAGTTAGGATTAGCAGTTAACAGTATCTCTGACAATACTAATTGCTGTGACttcattaacattttttaaacattaaaagaaCAAGTTGAACCACGTCGCGGCCATTTTCAATGACAGGTGCCAAGAAACTATTCGTCACATGCCTAATCcttaacatattaattttgaGTGCATACGTGATCCCAAATACtacttaatattattatttaaaacacaaCAAAACCCACACTTACTTCTTGTCCTATTGtggataattttatatttttgattaattttaataagaaaGGTTAAATAATACTAGTTGAGTGAGGAGAGTCTACTTCAAAAATGAAATCAAGTTATAAtcgtaaattataaattttaaaattaaaaattgaataatttattattatatacttcactaaaatattattatttacatgtatcaaatatcaaattcatagcatttcaataacaaaaaattaaaagtaaattaatgtgatttgtttttatccataggaattaaattcaaatacaagaaaatttataataactaacaCACATTTCTCAACCAATTAAATTAGATCTTTTTAGTAGAAAACtagtgattttaattttcaatttagaaGTATAACATATTCTCTCTTTTCCACTTTTTAATAACATgtcataaatcatttttataaagaatGAGTAATTGATTCAAGTAAcatatatttgattatttttaggtAAAGTTCTAAATTTGAGTGTTGTCTGTGAAacttttttcactaaaaatgttGGTATCATATCATATTGTGTATCATATTGTGGCAATTTGAATAAGATTGTTTCCTAATTTGAAGGAACTTGAGGGAAATAGATTTTCCCTTAAATTAGATATTTTTCCGGTGGTGGTTAATCTAGGAGTAATGCGAGACATAATATAATGACTATGATGGTGAAACCTACATAGACTTTAATGttcaagttagaaaataattttgataagaGTAAGTCTTGTATTTATGTGAGCAAGATTGACTAAATATAAGATTTACTCTTGTCAAAATACAATGTTTACTCTAACAAATTTATGCTTACCCATAATTATATCTTGGTGTAAAATTTGAGAAATTGTTAAATGCATGTTATTCTAATTAGATTAGACAACCAAGGTTGtcgaatgatatttttaaaagatttagtCAGACAAGACATGATTAACATAATGAGTAAAATAAGAATTatccaatgatttttttaaaagacttgaTATGATAAGATATAATTGATATAATGTGTAAAACATGTAACTCTTCCTAAAAGGATATAATCTTATAattatagttattatttttcccTGTGACTTGTGTTAGAGTGGATTTATGGAATAATTTGAGGAGGAAGTCAGTCTAATATGATAATTGACCATATTTTGTGATGttccattttcttaaaaaagttttactaaaatatcatatatcatttctTAACCATTAGGATATGTTGAGTCAGTTCATTGGACTAAGTTTGTTTAGGGTCACAAcccaatttaaaatatttttaatggaaGATACCTATCATAATATTATAACTTACCAAAATAGTTTCATTTAACATTGATATAAAATTCATTGTAATTCTGGTGAACAAGATTATTCATTGTAATTATCTCAAACAAGGTTACTTTTGAATTCCATTACATGAACATACATATGTATGTGTATATAAATAGGATCGTGTACAGACATTTTGGGGCCTAAGGCGAAAATGTTAAagggatcttttttttttacaagaattttaaagagatttagtatattatataaaatatcaatttttatattaatcttctAACTTTTTTAGCTGCAAAATCATTTATGAGAGTTTTATAATCAAACAATTCTAATACTTCACttttaatagataaaatagCTAACTCATTCAATCTATCGTGTAACATTATTGATTTTAGATATGATTtaagcaattttaattttgaaaaacttctttGAACAGTAGCAACTGTTGCAGAGATtgtcaataaaattttatatgcaATGTAAACATttggaaaagaatataaagttTTAATATAACTCAATACTTCTATTGGTGTGATAATTTCTTCTCTTAACACTTCTTTTAGTACTTTCaattctgaaaataaatcaagacCATCAATATCAGAGTATTCATTAAACCTTAAAAacttttcaagattaatacaatattttttcaacTCATCCTCATCtaaagctttaatttttttggaatcaaataaaaaccaaaaatagtcTCATATTGTAAAAATTGTTCAAATCGTGTCTCAATAGAATTAATTGATTgatctaatatgtataaaaaatattcaatacgAAAAGATTCTTCAGGTGAATGTGTGATCTCATTactaatagattttttttatgaacagaAGATGAGGAGATGAAAAAATGTGAAGAATGAAATCTAGAAAGTGAGATACATTAGTTAGGAAATTGAGATGGGTTAAAGGAAAGTTAATAGGGATTTACTTTTTTgggataaataaaatactttaaatgacattaattatgatattggttaatttgtaaaaagatgatattgattgactaatttttagggaagagagagattctaaattattttattttcatcagttaaaatttgttaatagttaataataaaaaattaagagaccCTTAATTGTCTTGCACTATCCACGGCCTTGTATATAAACATGCAATTCAGAAGGAATTATTATTAATTCTCTAAGCATAGTCTGTGAAACTGTAACACAGTAATTATAATTGCAatcactttcttttttatttatttaaatatagcAGCCAGGCACGCACATGACATTTTCCGTTCATATTTGCTTGGGGACTATTAAATTCAAGGTCAATCAAGAATGAAATAATAGACACAAACCATGAGAGAGAGACAAAGACAACTTTGTCTAAGTtaaagatatataaataaagagcATTATAGAGAGGAATGTGtggggagagagagaagagggagCGAGAGAATGGATGTGAAGAAAATTGTGGTTGCTGTCGAAGATGTGGATGCAGCTAGAACTGCTCTACAATGGGCTCTTAGAAACATCATTCGCTATGGTGACATAATCACCCTTCTCCATGTCTATCATCACTCCACAAGATCAAAAAGCAAAGCACGTCTTCTACGCCTAAATGGCTTCAAATTAGCCCTCTCCTTTCAAGACATGTGCAACAACTACCCCAACGTAAGTACccttttttatggtttttttttgttctgtcTCAATTGTTATGATGTTGATTTTGTTGTGTTCAAATTAACGGATATgtgtcatatataataataggaTTGTGTTACAGACAAAGGTTGAAATTATTGTCACGGAAGGGGACCAAGAAGGAGCCAAGATCGCAGCCACGGTGCGAGAGATTGGAGCTTCCATGCTTGTGGTTGGACTCCATGATAGTAGTTTTCTATACAAGTAAGTCCAATTTGAAAACATCTCCAAGGTTTTGAgttcaatttcaaaagataaatGCATATTGGAATTAATTATTAGTACTTATTACATAGTTGTGAGTTGtgatggatggatgatgacatACCTTAATAATGTTATATGGGTCCTCCCTCTCAGTCCCTCTCCATAGAATTTATAGCTATTTTAGACAAAATTCTAGTTGAATTATCTCTCTTGTCATTGTCATCTTGATCTGGGTGATCAATGAAAACCTGAAATTCAAGGTTCTTTGGATATCATTTGGGAGAAACTAGAAAGAGAAAGGTTAGGTTCTTATTAGAGGTCAATTTCAACAACCTGATAGGTTCTGGAGATGATTTCGCTTTATTATCTATCTTATTCAGCAAGATCCTGGCCTTCATAAGACAACAGCATCAACATGGATATTAGTGGGACCTGGGTTTATTAATTGTCCAATTTGTGTTGTGTtagtactttttttctttctttctgctGCTTTAATTTTGTAAGATTTATGCTATTGAGCTTCAAAAATTGGTCACGAAAATCCTTTGCAAATGCACGCGCCTTCTTTAATGGTGACAAAACCTTTTTAAAGCTTTTTGGATACACTTTTTAATCTGCTTTTCCTTTAAAAGAAGCACCCATGTTTTATTTACATGATAAGGTCATTTCTCTCTTGATGGAGCTTATTAGTGTGTTTAATTTGGTGGTAAAAATTATGTTGAATACAAAATCATGTGAAATCAccacaaaaaatcactatttgttgttttaaaaaaattatggtgaGTTTAATTCATCTTATTACCAAACACGCACTTTATATGTGGCAGGACCATTTCAATTGCATTTGACACCTAATCACCCTATGCATTGTATTTTCTCAAAGCACATACCAAACGCATGCATTGATTtcagtttttgtttctttaattcatttatttaatttcacttCTGCAACTTTGCATTATCACTAGGAGAACTCAAAACAgtgtttttattcattttgtaaCATATATAGATTGACAATGGCCCATTCCCATAATAGCATAGGCAGCATTTTCAACTGCAGAGTATTTGCAATCAAGCAGCCTCATGTGTCACcagtgaggcccatgatatctGCAGTGTCTGTGCTAGACAGTTCAACcaacatggatttttctcaaattgaTCTTTCTAGATTACAGTAAGTTTCGTGACAATATGTCTTACCATCAATAAATTCTCAACATATTCAATTCTTTACTAGAAATTAGGAATTTGGAGTTTAAGCACTATTAGATTGTTTCcttgtgcattttaattaatgACTTGTTTTATGGTTCATCTTCGTTTGTTTTAACCAAAAGGTGAACGTACCATGTTCATAAATATTTAGTGAATAAATCATCAATTTGGTCCTAAGACCGAGATTCATCATTTCTCTTAAATAGTtgttaaactaattaaattatattagtcattaaaatattataaatatgtcaTATAATCTctcaagtaatatttttttctttcaaatcagTTTCTTAGTAATTagtattattaaaaatgtttaaatatatttttcatacttatattatactcatttttttagttcattatttatttttttattatttgatattttcaaACTTTTACTTTTGATACTATTACCTTatcatattatcatttaataaatcaaGACTAACAATgtttactaaaaacaaaaatttaaaaatgtctaaaataaataaaaaaaataaaaaaattaggtagtaaattaaatatatatatatatatataatacatatataaaaaatatatttaaatcggttaaaaaatattaattttgggaCTAAATTgatgtatatttaatgttttaaaaattatttatataattttattagtttaaagATTGTTTGAGAGTGTGATATTTTAGGAactaatttattcaatttttaattgttataaattgATTGTTTATTCAAATGCATTGCAGAGTCCCTCGTACCCCTCCACAAAAAATTCCATACCGAATCTGTCCTAACCCATCTGCAATTATTTGGAGATCAAGGAAGTCTAGGAGAAGGTGAAGGAAACAATTTCGTACAGAAAATCTTTTCGATTAAAGTAGTCCCAAAAGTAATTTGGGttcctttatttatttctttcttctgcTTTCTGATTTCCTATCATTTATGTTCACCTGCCACACGTACACCAACAAAAGAGTGCTGCGCAATTGTACATTATTGTGATGGTATAAAGGATCTTGTGATGTAAACATTACCTTGCTTCAGATTCGAAGAgtggattatattttttttgttcgatttatttattatcttgtaTCCATGTATTCCGCGCCGATTCTTGCCCCTGTTAAGTGCTAGACGCTGAAGATGTCAAGACAGTGTCGCACTGACAGTCTTCtctttcttaatatatatatatatattcaacttATGAAAATGGAAGTTGTATGACTGTACCACTgaaacaatcttatttttaatcGAAGTTTTTTAGAATCTCGGTTTAtagaaagttttaattttttttttatgaaattaaaaacaaatatcgtGATGTACagatgaaaaattaaacaatgcaacgacaaaaacaaattcaacattAAAGCTATGAGATTTTTATGTAaacaattttcatattttgtgaCCTTGCTtggcctattttttttttgtctaaatttatataatttttttatatctaaatttatataatttttttaaaattaaaataatgttggACCAAAATAGGCTTGATTGAATTTGGACTTTATATTTCTTGACATCAGCATcaactacaaaatatatatatatatatatatatatatattggtattCTTTATAGCTTTTGTCGGACTTGTTGTGTTCACATGGCTTTGACTTTGTGTTGCAGGAAGGTATGGGAATTGTTTGTGGTCTTAGTTTTAGTTTGAGTTTTGGTGTGTTTTAGAGGTGGTTATCTCTATTGTGAGTAGAGAGGTTATCTTGTGTTTTATTTCTATTATGTTGGCACATCTTGTGTTTTTGTATTAGCgttattaacaatatttttttttatcaaaatataaaataaaatcttgagGTCAACATGACCTGATTCAGTTTGGGTCAAATTTTTTATCCACAACCTAACCCGTTAGGTCCGATCCATTTTGTTAGCTCCATGAGGTAGTGAATTGTTGGTTATGGATTGGGTACAAGTTTTCACCTTTCCCATGAATGTAGCTCTAGATCTTCCCTAAGTCACTTTCTCACTTGGTGGGCAATCTTACCTAGAGAGATCCCTTGACGTAAGAATTAGTTGAAAAGTTGCATCTAAATGAAGTTGTTTGTGGTTTAGGTCATGCCATAATTCTTTAGCTCGACCTTTGATGACAACCCAAACATGTCATCAGTGCCCTATCCAATAATTTGGGGATGTCCCATTCTACCAATTTTCCAAATACAAAAGACACTGACATAATaaatttctattaaatatttgagtAAAACTAATATGTAAACATAATTAATTCTCTTAACTTTCAAGGCAACGGTGGAGACAACACTGTTATATTTTGATCTTTAAAATGAACACAAATGTATTTACGTTAATATAATCATCATGATGCACCAACAAATGTTGGTCTAGTTGGTAAGGAACAAACTCATCCCAAAAAGAACCTGAGTTTGATTCTTGTTATTGATGTGGGGACCTTGTTGGTAGGTAAT comes from the Glycine soja cultivar W05 chromosome 6, ASM419377v2, whole genome shotgun sequence genome and includes:
- the LOC114415976 gene encoding protein ASPARTIC PROTEASE IN GUARD CELL 1-like — protein: MLKYDTFKPHARFHYYPNTKVISDIYSADDAYAMFLWVGTPVQIVFVMIDTGSPITWFQCDPCSNCYPMQRPPFNTRASTSFKELGCYSDTCLIPMMRGIFGNCTGWTCRYNMQYEYDYANMSQSRSFGMMVTETLNFEHSNIQVKDFIMGCGDSYEGPFRTQFSGVFGLGRGPLSVQSQLHAKAFSFCVVSLGSEKPSSLEFYDTQPPKTNQNGNTNGSIMVPLSENNRYPYYYFVQFVGISINGFMLDIQSRVWGYGLNYDGGIVIDMGTVLTYLPGEAYSVFRSEILKTNGNLTKKSGFEELEFCYKEDPTNVYPTIEFFFQNGDIAGLNFVSFKLDNNQLLLQVEEGTVCLSFAEGKDSALTVIGSNNLQGTLLTYDLVNEILVFTYNKC
- the LOC114416672 gene encoding uncharacterized protein LOC114416672 isoform X1, which codes for MDVKKIVVAVEDVDAARTALQWALRNIIRYGDIITLLHVYHHSTRSKSKARLLRLNGFKLALSFQDMCNNYPNTKVEIIVTEGDQEGAKIAATVREIGASMLVVGLHDSSFLYKLTMAHSHNSIGSIFNCRVFAIKQPHVSPVRPMISAVSVLDSSTNMDFSQIDLSRLQVPRTPPQKIPYRICPNPSAIIWRSRKSRRR
- the LOC114416672 gene encoding uncharacterized protein LOC114416672 isoform X2 is translated as MDVKKIVVAVEDVDAARTALQWALRNIIRYGDIITLLHVYHHSTRSKSKARLLRLNGFKLALSFQDMCNNYPNTKVEIIVTEGDQEGAKIAATVREIGASMLVVGLHDSSFLYNIGSIFNCRVFAIKQPHVSPVRPMISAVSVLDSSTNMDFSQIDLSRLQVPRTPPQKIPYRICPNPSAIIWRSRKSRRR